One genomic window of Coffea eugenioides isolate CCC68of chromosome 1, Ceug_1.0, whole genome shotgun sequence includes the following:
- the LOC113762658 gene encoding benzyl alcohol O-benzoyltransferase-like translates to MGSKSLTFRVTRQKPELVRPAKSTPRECKVLSDIDDQEGLRFQIPVIQFYRSDDGRRDPVKVIREAIAKALVFYYPFAGRLRECAGRKLVVDCTGEGVMFIEADAEVTLEQFGEELQPPFPCLEELLYDVPDSAGVLHCPLLLIQVTRLRCGGFIFALRLNHTMSDAAGLVQFMNAVGEIARGASAPSVLPVWQRELLNARDPPRVTCTHHEYDEVADTKGTIIPLDDMVHRSFFFGPTEVSALRKSIPLDISRKCSTFEVLTACLWRCRTIALQPEPNEEVRVLCIVNARSKFDPPLPQGYYGNAFAFPVALTTAGELCKRPLGYALELVNKAKCDVTEDYMKSVADLMVIKGRPHFTVVRTYLVSDVTRAGFNEVDFGWGKPAYGGPAKGGVGAIPGVASFYIPFKNKNGEKGIVVPICLPGFAMDAFVRELENLLSNNLHSSIDDRSTFVRSAL, encoded by the exons ATGGGATCAAAGTCTCTGACATTCAGGGTGACCAGACAAAAGCCTGAGCTGGTCCGTCCGGCGAAGTCCACTCCTCGGGAATGCAAGGTCCTCTCTGACATCGACGATCAAGAGGGTCTTCGCTTTCAAATCCCTGTCATCCAGTTTTACCGCAGCGATGATGGCAGGAGAGACCCCGTGAAGGTGATCAGGGAGGCCATTGCCAAGGCTCTGGTGTTCTACTACCCCTTCGCGGGGCGTCTCAGAGAATGCGCCGGGAGGAAGCTGGTGGTGGACTGCACGGGGGAGGGTGTCATGTTCATTGAAGCGGATGCAGAGGTGACGCTGGAGCAGTTTGGGGAAGAACTTCAGCCTCCATTCCCCTGCCTGGAGGAGCTCCTCTATGATGTTCCTGACTCTGCAGGAGTCCTTCACTGTCCTTTACTGCTTATACAG GTAACTCGTTTGAGATGCGGGGGTTTCATCTTCGCGCTGCGCCTGAATCACACCATGTCCGACGCTGCCGGACTAGTTCAGTTCATGAATGCGGTGGGCGAAATCGCACGGGGAGCTTCCGCCCCATCTGTACTGCCAGTATGGCAGAGAGAGCTCCTGAATGCTCGAGACCCGCCAAGGGTGACGTGCACCCATCACGAATACGATGAGGTAGCCGATACCAAAGGAACCATCATTCCCCTGGACGATATGGTCCACCGCTCCTTCTTCTTCGGCCCGACGGAGGTATCAGCTCTGAGAAAATCCATCCCGCTCGACATCAGTCGCAAGTGTTCGACATTTGAGGTTTTGACGGCCTGTCTCTGGCGCTGCCGGACCATCGCCCTCCAGCCCGAACCCAATGAGGAAGTCCGCGTGCTCTGCATCGTCAACGCTCGCTCCAAGTTCGATCCTCCCTTGCCACAAGGATACTACGGCAATGCCTTTGCATTTCCGGTGGCCCTGACGACTGCCGGAGAGCTGTGCAAGAGGCCTCTGGGATATGCGTTGGAGCTGGTGAATAAGGCCAAATGTGATGTGACTGAAGACTACATGAAATCGGTGGCTGATTTAATGGTTATCAAAGGGAGGCCTCATTTCACCGTGGTGAGGACTTATCTCGTGTCGGATGTTACTCGGGCTGGGTTCAATGAGGTGGACTTCGGCTGGGGAAAGCCAGCGTACGGAGGGCCGGCCAAGGGCGGGGTTGGTGCCATCCCCGGCGTGGCGAGCTTTTACATACCTTTCAAGAACAAGAACGGGGAGAAAGGAATAGTGGTTCCTATTTGCCTGCCGGGCTTTGCAATGGATGCATTTGTGAGAGAGCTGGAGAACTTGCTGAGCAACAACCTTCATAGTAGTATTGATGATCGCTCCACTTTTGTCAGATCAGCCTTGTGA
- the LOC113763137 gene encoding arabinogalactan protein 12-like: MEAAMKMKMVATAMLVIMMMSVSGMKGVAAADAPAPAPASDATIFVPTLFASIAALAFGFLF, from the coding sequence ATGGAGGCGGCaatgaagatgaagatggtgGCAACCGCAATGTTGGTGATCATGATGATGTCAGTCTCCGGCATGAAGGGCGTCGCCGCAGCCGATGCTCCGGCGCCGGCCCCCGCCTCTGACGCAACCATCTTCGTGCCTACCTTGTTTGCTTCTATTGCTGCACTGGCTTTTGGTTTCCTCTTCTGA
- the LOC113777918 gene encoding benzyl alcohol O-benzoyltransferase-like, with amino-acid sequence MGSKSLTFRVTRQKPELVRPAKSTPRECKLLSDIDDQEGLRFHVPVIQFYRSDDDRLHSRRDPVKVIREAIAKALVFYYPFAGRLRECAGRKLVVDCTGEGVMFIEADAEVTLEQFGDELQPPFPCLEELLYDVPESAGVLHCPVLLIQVTRLRCGGFIFAVRLNHTIMSDGTGLVQFMNAVGEIARGASAPSVLPVWQRERLNARDSPRVTCIHHEYDEVADTKGTIIPLDDMVHRSFFFGPAEVSALRKSIPLDISRKCSTFEVLTACLWRCRTIALQPEPNEEVRMICVVNARSKFDPPLPQGYYGNGFAFPVALTTAGELCKRPLGYALELVTKAKGDVTEDYMKSVADLMVIKGRPHFTVVRTYVVSDVTRIGFNEVDFGWGRPEFGGPAKGGVGAIPGLLSFYITVTNKNGEKGIVVPICLPGFAMDRFVRELEKLLSNNHHSIIDRSTFVRSAL; translated from the exons ATGGGATCAAAGTCTCTGACATTCAGGGTGACCAGACAAAAGCCTGAGCTGGTCCGTCCGGCGAAGTCCACTCCTCGGGAATGCAAGCTCCTCTCTGACATCGACGATCAAGAGGGTCTTCGCTTTCATGTCCCTGTCATCCAATTTTACCGCAGCGATGATGATCGTCTTCATAGCAGGAGAGACCCCGTGAAGGTGATCAGGGAGGCTATTGCCAAGGCTCTGGTGTTCTACTACCCCTTCGCGGGGCGTCTCAGAGAATGCGCCGGGAGGAAGCTGGTAGTGGACTGCACGGGGGAGGGTGTTATGTTCATTGAAGCGGATGCAGAGGTGACGCTGGAGCAGTTTGGGGATGAACTTCAGCCTCCATTCCCCTGCTTGGAGGAGCTCCTCTATGATGTTCCTGAGTCTGCAGGAGTCCTTCACTGTCCTGTACTGCTTATACAg GTGACTCGTTTGAGATGCGGGGGTTTCATCTTCGCAGTGCGCCTGAATCACACCATCATGTCCGATGGTACCGGACTAGTTCAGTTCATGAATGCAGTCGGCGAGATCGCACGGGGAGCTTCCGCCCCATCTGTACTGCCAGTATGGCAGAGAGAGCGCCTGAACGCTAGAGACTCGCCAAGGGTGACGTGCATCCATCACGAATACGATGAGGTAGCCGATACCAAAGGAACCATAATTCCCCTGGACGACATGGTCCACCGCTCTTTCTTCTTCGGCCCGGCGGAGGTGTCAGCTCTGAGAAAATCCATCCCGCTCGACATCAGTCGCAAGTGTTCGACATTTGAGGTTTTGACGGCCTGTCTCTGGCGTTGCCGGACCATCGCCCTCCAGCCCGAACCCAATGAGGAAGTCCGCATGATCTGCGTCGTCAATGCTCGCTCCAAGTTCGATCCTCCCTTGCCACAAGGATACTACGGCAATGGCTTTGCATTTCCGGTGGCCCTGACGACTGCCGGAGAGCTATGCAAGAGGCCTCTCGGATATGCGTTGGAGCTGGTGACCAAGGCCAAAGGTGATGTGACTGAAGATTACATGAAATCGGTGGCCGATTTAATGGTTATCAAAGGGAGGCCTCATTTCACCGTGGTGAGGACTTATGTCGTGTCGGATGTTACTCGGATTGGGTTCAATGAGGTGGATTTCGGTTGGGGAAGGCCAGAGTTCGGAGGCCCGGCCAAAGGCGGGGTTGGTGCCATCCCCGGCTTGTTGAGCTTTTACATAACTGTCACGAACAAGAACGGGGAGAAAGGAATAGTGGTTCCTATTTGCCTGCCGGGCTTTGCGATGGACAGATTTGTGAGAGAGCTGGAGAAGTTGTTGAGCAACAACCATCATAGTATTATTGATCGCTCCACTTTTGTCAGATCAGCCCTGTGA